In Clostridium swellfunianum, a genomic segment contains:
- a CDS encoding phosphoribosylformylglycinamidine synthase produces MNGKVKRLYVEKKNGFDIEAQHLLNDLKLNLGIEKIEHIRVINRYDISGLSQKVYERARDFVFADKAADKICEEQLPLTKQSKCFAIEYLPGQYNQTADSALQCIQILEKSVEAIINTAKVIVVYGDISEDELIKIKSYCINPVDSREASLEKPSTLSPEVEIPDDVIVLHGFIKSGDMDLKAIKDRLNLAMTYEDLNFCKEYFRDKEKRNPSITELRVIDTYWSDHCRHTTFMTTIEGVQIEEGKYSEPIAKTYEEYLKSREYVYEKNYKPINLMDIAIIGMKELRKNGLLQDLDVSDEINACSIEIDVDVDGRDEKWLLMFKNETHNHPTEIEPFGGAATCLGGAIRDPLSGRAYVYQAMRVTGSGDPRTKVEDTLPGKLPQRKITIGAAQGYSSYGNQIGLATGQVSELYDEGFIAKRMEIGAVIAAAPKENVKREKPSSGDVVLLIGGKTGRDGCGGATGSSKEHDEESILTCGAEVQKGNPVIERKLQRLFRNPEASKLIKRCNDFGAGGVAVAIGELAEGLDINLDLVPKKYEGLDGTELAISESQERMAVVVSKDNSQKLIALAKEENLEAVIVAEVTDNRRLKMLWRGNSIVNLSRDFLDTNGVKQTIKVVVEAPVEKDCYFKNIPHINETNLKAAWINNLQKLNICSQKGLTERFDSTIGAGTVIMPFGGKYQASPAEGMSAKIPVLNGETNTASIMTFGYNPQIGKWSPYHGALYSIVEAVAKIVAMGGEFKNIKLSLQEYFEKLGKESEKWGKPLAALLGALKAQRELQIAAIGGKDSMSGSFKDLNVPPTLAAFAVATSKIHHIISSEFKRANSKVVLVSVNRDDKDIPDFEGLKYNFTKVTELIKAGKVLAAFSVKGGGIAEAVSKMCFGNRIGFVFNEVVKPMELFAPDYGSIILELNEVEDLKEAFDEANYRLLGYTQGNESIKVCEEEITLKEAYKAYEKPLADVFPVKAEQSMQYILDTNFSKENKKTALSSAVKPRIFIPAFPGTNCEYDSQRAFERAGGIVDSLVFRNLTSQAIEESIEYMVKKINNSQIIMLPGGFSAGDEPDGSGKFIAAVFRNERVKEAVMNLLNKRDGLMLGICNGFQALIKLGLVPYGEIVDLDENCPTLTHNSIGRHVSCMVNTKVVSKLSPWFSKVELGEIHTLPISHGEGRFLCSQEEINTLIHNGQIATQYIGENPNGSFYAVEGITSPDGRVLGKMAHSERIGNGLYKNVPGNKNQKLFEAGVEYFK; encoded by the coding sequence ATGAACGGCAAAGTAAAAAGACTTTATGTTGAAAAAAAGAATGGGTTTGACATAGAAGCGCAGCATTTGCTTAATGATCTAAAGCTAAATCTTGGGATAGAAAAAATTGAACATATAAGAGTTATAAACAGATATGATATTTCAGGCCTTTCACAAAAGGTCTATGAAAGAGCAAGAGATTTTGTTTTTGCAGATAAGGCAGCAGACAAAATTTGCGAAGAACAGTTACCTTTAACTAAGCAAAGCAAGTGTTTTGCAATAGAATACTTACCTGGTCAGTACAATCAAACAGCAGACTCAGCACTTCAATGTATACAAATTCTAGAAAAAAGCGTAGAAGCAATTATTAATACAGCAAAAGTTATTGTTGTCTATGGAGACATATCAGAGGACGAATTAATCAAGATAAAAAGCTACTGTATTAATCCTGTTGATTCTAGAGAGGCCTCTCTTGAAAAGCCATCAACACTAAGTCCAGAAGTTGAAATACCAGATGATGTTATTGTTTTACATGGATTTATTAAAAGCGGAGATATGGACCTAAAAGCTATTAAAGACAGACTAAACTTAGCTATGACTTATGAAGATTTAAACTTTTGTAAAGAATATTTTAGAGATAAAGAAAAAAGAAATCCAAGTATTACAGAGCTAAGAGTAATTGACACATATTGGTCTGATCACTGCAGGCACACAACCTTCATGACAACTATTGAAGGTGTTCAGATAGAGGAAGGAAAATATTCTGAGCCTATTGCTAAAACCTATGAGGAGTATTTAAAAAGCAGGGAATATGTTTATGAAAAAAACTACAAACCTATAAATTTAATGGATATAGCCATTATAGGAATGAAAGAACTAAGGAAGAATGGCTTACTTCAGGACTTAGATGTTTCAGATGAAATAAATGCGTGCAGCATTGAAATAGATGTAGATGTTGACGGCAGAGATGAAAAATGGCTCCTGATGTTTAAGAACGAAACACACAATCATCCAACAGAAATTGAACCTTTTGGTGGTGCAGCTACTTGCCTTGGTGGAGCAATAAGAGATCCGTTATCTGGTAGAGCTTATGTTTACCAAGCAATGAGGGTAACGGGAAGCGGTGATCCTAGAACGAAAGTAGAGGACACCCTTCCAGGAAAGCTGCCTCAAAGAAAGATAACCATAGGTGCGGCACAAGGCTACAGCTCTTATGGCAACCAAATAGGATTAGCTACGGGACAAGTCTCAGAGCTTTATGATGAAGGATTTATAGCTAAAAGGATGGAGATTGGAGCAGTTATTGCAGCTGCACCAAAGGAAAATGTTAAAAGAGAAAAACCAAGCAGTGGTGATGTGGTTTTACTTATAGGAGGAAAAACAGGAAGAGATGGCTGCGGTGGTGCTACTGGTTCTTCAAAAGAGCATGATGAAGAATCAATATTAACCTGCGGAGCTGAAGTTCAAAAGGGAAATCCTGTAATAGAAAGAAAACTGCAAAGATTGTTTAGAAATCCAGAGGCAAGCAAATTGATTAAAAGATGCAATGACTTTGGAGCAGGTGGTGTAGCTGTTGCTATAGGTGAACTTGCAGAAGGACTTGATATAAACTTAGATTTAGTTCCTAAAAAATATGAAGGACTAGATGGAACAGAGCTTGCTATATCCGAATCACAGGAACGTATGGCCGTAGTAGTTTCAAAAGATAATTCTCAAAAACTGATTGCCTTAGCAAAAGAGGAAAATTTAGAGGCGGTTATAGTTGCAGAGGTTACAGACAACAGAAGGCTAAAAATGCTTTGGAGAGGAAACAGCATTGTTAACTTAAGCAGGGATTTTCTTGACACCAATGGAGTGAAACAAACTATTAAGGTTGTGGTTGAAGCTCCAGTTGAGAAAGACTGTTATTTTAAAAATATACCACATATAAATGAAACCAATCTTAAGGCTGCTTGGATTAATAATCTTCAGAAATTAAATATTTGTTCTCAAAAGGGGCTTACTGAGAGGTTTGACAGTACGATAGGCGCTGGAACAGTTATTATGCCTTTTGGAGGAAAATATCAAGCCTCTCCAGCAGAGGGTATGTCAGCTAAAATACCTGTATTGAACGGAGAGACAAATACTGCTTCTATAATGACCTTTGGATATAATCCTCAAATAGGAAAGTGGAGTCCCTATCATGGAGCCTTATATTCCATAGTAGAAGCCGTGGCAAAAATTGTTGCTATGGGAGGAGAATTTAAAAATATTAAGTTATCCCTTCAGGAATACTTTGAAAAGCTAGGAAAAGAATCAGAAAAATGGGGAAAGCCTTTGGCTGCACTGCTAGGAGCCCTTAAAGCTCAAAGGGAGCTTCAAATAGCAGCTATTGGTGGAAAAGACAGCATGTCAGGAAGCTTTAAGGATTTAAATGTTCCACCAACACTTGCAGCTTTTGCAGTTGCTACAAGCAAAATCCATCATATTATATCTTCTGAGTTTAAAAGAGCAAACAGTAAGGTTGTTCTAGTTTCAGTCAATAGAGACGATAAGGATATTCCTGATTTTGAAGGATTAAAATATAATTTTACAAAGGTAACAGAGCTTATAAAAGCAGGAAAAGTTTTAGCAGCTTTTTCTGTAAAGGGTGGAGGAATTGCAGAAGCAGTAAGTAAAATGTGCTTCGGTAATAGAATAGGATTCGTGTTTAATGAAGTTGTTAAACCAATGGAGCTATTTGCACCTGATTACGGTTCCATCATTTTGGAGCTAAATGAAGTAGAAGATTTAAAGGAAGCATTTGACGAAGCAAACTATAGGTTGCTCGGATATACACAAGGTAATGAGTCTATAAAAGTTTGTGAAGAGGAAATTACTCTAAAAGAAGCGTATAAAGCATATGAAAAGCCGCTTGCAGACGTATTTCCGGTTAAGGCTGAACAGAGCATGCAGTATATCTTAGATACAAACTTTAGTAAAGAGAATAAAAAAACCGCTTTAAGTTCTGCAGTAAAGCCAAGAATATTTATTCCAGCTTTTCCAGGAACCAATTGCGAATATGATTCTCAAAGAGCTTTTGAAAGAGCAGGAGGAATAGTTGACAGCCTTGTATTTAGAAACCTAACCTCTCAAGCTATTGAAGAATCTATAGAATATATGGTTAAGAAAATAAACAATTCTCAAATCATTATGCTTCCAGGAGGCTTTAGTGCAGGGGATGAGCCGGATGGTTCTGGTAAATTTATAGCTGCAGTATTTAGAAATGAAAGAGTTAAAGAAGCGGTTATGAATCTGTTAAATAAAAGAGATGGTTTAATGTTAGGTATTTGTAATGGCTTCCAAGCTCTCATAAAACTTGGACTAGTACCTTACGGAGAGATAGTAGATTTGGATGAGAATTGCCCAACTTTGACTCATAACAGTATAGGAAGGCATGTATCATGTATGGTTAATACAAAAGTAGTATCTAAGTTGTCTCCATGGTTTAGCAAGGTTGAACTAGGAGAGATTCATACTCTTCCAATTTCTCATGGAGAAGGACGATTTCTTTGCAGTCAAGAGGAAATTAATACATTAATTCACAATGGACAAATAGCCACGCAGTATATTGGGGAAAACCCTAATGGCTCATTCTATGCTGTTGAGGGAATAACAAGTCCGGATGGAAGGGTGCTTGGGAAAATGGCACATAGCGAGAGAATAGGAAATGGACTTTATAAAAATGTACCGGGAAATAAGAATCAGAAGTTGTTTGAAGCTGGAGTTGAATACTTTAAATAA
- the purE gene encoding 5-(carboxyamino)imidazole ribonucleotide mutase, translated as MKVAIIFGSKSDKEIMKGAAEALKEFGVEYKAFILSAHRVPERLMEVLKHAEEEDFECIIAGAGLAAHLPGVIASHSILPVIGVPINAAVSGMDSLLSIVQMPKSIPVATVGINNSYNAGMLAIEILALKYPELKKSLLEYRKNMKEKFIRENNEGVEL; from the coding sequence ATGAAGGTAGCAATAATTTTTGGAAGCAAGTCAGATAAAGAAATAATGAAGGGAGCGGCAGAAGCGTTAAAGGAATTTGGAGTTGAATATAAAGCTTTTATTCTATCTGCTCACCGTGTGCCTGAAAGGCTTATGGAGGTCTTAAAACATGCTGAAGAAGAGGACTTTGAATGCATTATTGCAGGGGCTGGGCTTGCTGCACATTTGCCTGGAGTTATAGCTTCTCATTCAATACTACCTGTTATAGGAGTTCCGATAAATGCTGCAGTAAGCGGAATGGATTCTCTTTTATCAATAGTACAAATGCCAAAGTCTATTCCTGTAGCTACTGTTGGAATAAATAATAGCTATAATGCTGGAATGCTGGCTATTGAAATTTTGGCACTTAAGTATCCAGAGCTTAAAAAGAGCCTATTGGAATATAGGAAAAATATGAAAGAAAAATTTATAAGAGAAAACAATGAAGGGGTGGAATTATAA
- the purC gene encoding phosphoribosylaminoimidazolesuccinocarboxamide synthase, with amino-acid sequence MEKLNMMYEGKAKKIYSTEDKDKVVIYYKDDATAFNGEKKGEIEDKGILNNTITSEIFKLLEGRGVKTHFIEKLNDREQLCKKVDIIPLEVIVRNVAAGSMAKRLGLEEGYKLSTTVFELSYKNDELGDPLINDYHAVSIGATTFEELETIYAMAANVNNILKEFFMRQNIKLIDFKLEFGKTKNREILLADEISPDTCRFWDARTNEKLDKDRFRRDLGNVREAYTEILKRVCGE; translated from the coding sequence ATGGAAAAGTTAAACATGATGTACGAGGGAAAGGCAAAAAAAATCTACAGCACAGAGGATAAAGATAAAGTCGTTATATACTATAAGGACGATGCTACTGCTTTTAATGGTGAGAAAAAAGGCGAAATTGAAGACAAGGGAATTTTAAATAATACGATAACTTCAGAAATTTTTAAGCTGCTTGAAGGAAGAGGGGTTAAAACTCATTTTATTGAGAAATTAAATGATAGGGAACAGCTTTGTAAAAAAGTAGATATTATACCTCTTGAGGTTATAGTGAGAAATGTGGCTGCCGGAAGCATGGCAAAAAGACTTGGGCTAGAAGAAGGATACAAGCTTAGTACTACAGTTTTTGAGCTTAGCTACAAAAACGACGAGCTTGGGGATCCTCTTATAAATGATTATCATGCTGTCTCCATAGGAGCAACAACTTTTGAGGAACTTGAGACTATCTATGCAATGGCTGCTAATGTAAACAATATATTAAAAGAATTCTTTATGAGACAGAATATTAAGCTTATAGATTTCAAGCTTGAATTTGGAAAAACAAAAAATAGAGAAATACTTTTAGCTGATGAGATATCACCAGATACCTGCAGATTTTGGGATGCTAGAACAAATGAAAAATTAGATAAGGATAGATTTAGAAGAGATTTAGGAAATGTACGAGAGGCTTATACTGAAATATTAAAAAGAGTATGTGGGGAGTAA
- the purF gene encoding amidophosphoribosyltransferase — protein sequence MRIWEDEDKFKEECGVFGIFAKEALDVSTLTYYGLYALQHRGQESAGIAVSDFSNIQCHKDMGLVANVFNEENLRAMTGSIAIGHVRYSTTGASNVTNAQPIIGRYKLGNIAVAHNGNLVNADVIRELLEDCGCIFQTSIDSEVILNLIARGAKRGMERAIVDAIQAVKGSYAIVLLTEDKLIGVRDPNGIRPLCIGRIDDSYIICSESCALDAVGAEFVRDVDPGEIVIIDKEGISSISFAERIRPETCAFEYIYFARPDSVIDGINVYTSRIEAGKQLFKESPVDADIVIGVPDSGMQAAMGYAKASGIPYDNGFIKNKYVARTFIAPSQELRERAVAVKLNPLKVNVEGKRVVLIDDSIVRGTTSRKLVDSLRRAGALEVHFRSASPVVKYPCYFGIDTPYRKELIGAQQDIENIREDIGADSLAYLSMEGLLAALGGKNKFCLGCFNGVYPVAAPMETPKEYLEK from the coding sequence ATGAGAATATGGGAGGATGAAGATAAATTCAAAGAGGAATGCGGAGTGTTTGGAATTTTTGCTAAGGAAGCTCTAGATGTATCAACATTGACTTACTATGGGCTTTACGCTCTTCAGCACAGGGGTCAAGAAAGTGCAGGAATAGCAGTGTCGGATTTCAGCAATATACAATGCCATAAAGATATGGGACTTGTGGCAAATGTTTTTAATGAGGAAAATCTTAGGGCGATGACAGGCTCTATTGCAATAGGTCATGTTAGGTATTCAACTACAGGAGCAAGCAACGTAACAAATGCTCAGCCTATAATAGGAAGATATAAGCTTGGAAATATTGCTGTAGCCCATAACGGAAATCTTGTTAACGCTGATGTTATAAGAGAACTTTTGGAGGATTGTGGCTGCATATTTCAAACCTCAATTGATTCAGAGGTTATATTAAACCTCATCGCTAGAGGTGCCAAACGGGGTATGGAAAGAGCTATTGTGGATGCAATACAAGCAGTTAAAGGTTCTTATGCTATTGTTCTATTAACAGAAGATAAGCTTATTGGAGTTAGAGACCCTAATGGAATCAGGCCACTTTGTATTGGAAGGATAGATGACAGCTACATTATTTGCTCGGAAAGCTGCGCGCTTGATGCTGTAGGAGCTGAATTTGTAAGAGATGTAGATCCAGGGGAAATAGTTATTATCGATAAGGAAGGGATAAGCTCTATAAGCTTTGCAGAAAGGATAAGGCCTGAAACTTGTGCCTTTGAATATATATACTTTGCTAGACCAGACAGTGTAATAGATGGGATAAATGTTTATACCTCCAGAATTGAAGCCGGAAAGCAGCTTTTTAAGGAAAGCCCTGTGGATGCAGATATAGTCATAGGCGTGCCGGACTCGGGAATGCAGGCAGCTATGGGGTATGCTAAGGCATCTGGAATACCCTATGATAATGGCTTTATAAAAAATAAATATGTTGCTAGAACCTTTATAGCTCCTTCGCAAGAACTAAGAGAAAGGGCTGTTGCTGTAAAGCTAAACCCTCTTAAGGTTAATGTTGAGGGAAAGAGAGTTGTGCTAATAGATGATTCTATAGTAAGAGGAACTACCAGCAGAAAGCTTGTAGATTCCTTAAGGAGGGCAGGTGCTTTAGAGGTGCATTTTAGGTCAGCATCGCCTGTAGTTAAATATCCCTGTTATTTTGGGATAGATACTCCATATAGAAAAGAGCTTATCGGAGCTCAGCAGGATATTGAAAATATAAGAGAAGATATTGGAGCAGATAGTTTAGCTTATCTAAGCATGGAAGGGCTTCTAGCTGCTTTAGGCGGAAAAAACAAGTTTTGTTTAGGGTGCTTTAATGGGGTTTATCCTGTTGCCGCACCAATGGAAACCCCTAAGGAATATTTAGAAAAATAA
- the purM gene encoding phosphoribosylformylglycinamidine cyclo-ligase has protein sequence MTTYKDSGVNIEEGYKSVKLIKEHAQKTFIPGVLSNIGSFAGMFELGKGYENPVLVSGTDGVGTKLDIAFRTEKYDTVGIDCVAMCVNDILCHGAKPLFFLDYLACGKLEAETAQQLVKGVSEGCLEAGCALIGGETAEMPGFYREGEYDIAGFAVGIVDKNKIIDGSSIKLGDALVGIESSGLHSNGYSLVRKLISDLGAEFNGKSMGEELLTPTKIYVKPVLKLLESFEIKGMAHITGGGFYENIPRMFKDNLTAVIYKDSIRIPEILKYLLELGVEEEHAFNTFNMGIGFVLCVDNADKEKVITALKEMNLKAYHIGHVEAGGAGVCLK, from the coding sequence ATGACTACTTATAAGGATTCTGGAGTTAATATTGAGGAAGGCTACAAGTCAGTTAAGCTTATAAAAGAGCATGCACAAAAGACCTTTATACCTGGTGTTTTAAGTAATATAGGAAGCTTTGCAGGAATGTTTGAACTGGGTAAAGGTTATGAAAATCCTGTTCTAGTATCAGGAACAGATGGAGTTGGTACAAAGCTTGACATAGCTTTTAGAACGGAAAAGTATGATACTGTAGGCATAGATTGTGTAGCAATGTGTGTTAATGATATTTTATGCCATGGAGCCAAGCCTTTGTTTTTTCTAGATTATCTTGCCTGCGGAAAGCTTGAGGCAGAGACTGCACAACAGCTTGTTAAAGGAGTTTCAGAAGGATGCTTAGAGGCAGGATGTGCACTTATTGGTGGAGAAACCGCAGAGATGCCAGGCTTTTATAGAGAAGGAGAATACGATATTGCAGGATTTGCAGTAGGAATAGTTGATAAAAATAAGATAATTGATGGCAGCAGTATCAAACTTGGAGATGCTCTTGTAGGAATCGAATCCTCAGGCTTACACAGCAATGGGTATTCTTTGGTTAGAAAGCTTATTTCAGATTTGGGAGCAGAGTTTAATGGAAAAAGCATGGGAGAAGAGCTTTTAACTCCAACGAAAATATATGTTAAGCCTGTTCTTAAGCTTTTAGAAAGCTTTGAAATTAAAGGGATGGCTCATATAACTGGAGGAGGTTTTTATGAAAATATTCCTAGGATGTTCAAGGATAATCTTACTGCTGTAATTTATAAGGATAGCATCAGAATTCCAGAAATACTTAAATATTTGCTAGAGCTTGGGGTAGAAGAGGAGCACGCATTTAACACCTTTAATATGGGGATAGGCTTTGTGCTATGTGTTGACAATGCTGACAAAGAGAAAGTCATAACTGCTTTAAAAGAAATGAACTTGAAGGCATATCACATTGGGCATGTGGAAGCTGGAGGTGCAGGGGTTTGCTTAAAATAG
- the purN gene encoding phosphoribosylglycinamide formyltransferase, producing MLKIAVLISGSGSNLQAIIDSIEAGNLNCSIEMVISDREEAYGIERAKSREIKTYVIDRELHRDTLSQEILKLTKDKIDLIVLAGFLSILEGELVSSFKNKIINIHPSLIPAFCGPGMYGIKVHQKAVDYGVKFSGCTVHFVDEGTDTGAIICQKIVPVFPQDSAELLQKRVLEEEHNALPEVIRLIAEKRIKVKGRKVLIDEGGFEIC from the coding sequence TTGCTTAAAATAGCAGTTCTTATCTCAGGCTCAGGCAGTAATCTTCAGGCAATAATAGATAGCATTGAAGCAGGAAACTTAAACTGTTCCATAGAGATGGTCATAAGTGATAGAGAGGAAGCTTATGGGATTGAGAGAGCTAAAAGCAGGGAGATAAAAACATATGTGATAGACAGAGAACTCCACAGGGATACTCTTTCCCAGGAAATTTTAAAGCTTACCAAAGATAAAATAGATTTAATTGTTTTAGCTGGCTTCCTATCAATACTAGAAGGGGAACTAGTATCAAGCTTTAAAAATAAAATAATAAATATCCATCCATCTCTAATACCTGCCTTCTGTGGCCCGGGAATGTACGGCATAAAAGTTCACCAAAAGGCTGTGGATTACGGGGTTAAATTCTCAGGATGCACAGTGCATTTTGTGGATGAAGGTACAGATACTGGAGCTATAATCTGCCAAAAAATAGTGCCTGTTTTTCCACAGGATTCAGCAGAACTTTTGCAAAAGAGAGTCCTTGAGGAAGAACATAATGCGCTTCCTGAGGTTATTAGGCTGATTGCTGAAAAGAGAATTAAAGTTAAAGGACGAAAGGTTTTAATTGATGAGGGAGGTTTTGAAATATGCTAA
- the purH gene encoding bifunctional phosphoribosylaminoimidazolecarboxamide formyltransferase/IMP cyclohydrolase, producing the protein MLKRALISVYDKTNLLPLARFFKDKDIEILSTGGTYRFLKENNIEVTEVSEVTGFEEILDGRVKTLHPVIHGGILAIRDNNEHMETIKRKDITPIDIVVVNLYPFFDKVEENISFEEKVEFIDIGGPTMIRAAAKNFKDVIVLTDTKDYEDIINQLEKSGQVDFVTRRRLAGKVFNLMSAYDAAISGFLLEDSYPEYFTASYKKLMDLRYGENPHQSAAYYTSTTGKGAIKTFSQLNGKELSYNNIKDMDIAWKVVSEFEETVCCAVKHNTPCGVALGQSVQEAYLKAFECDPVSIFGGIVAFNKKVDKITAEELVKIFLEIVIAPDFDEEAIEVLKAKKNLRIIKGESKPQNDLEFVSVDGGILVQATDKKLIEGINYVTEKKPTEHQMTDLMFGMKVVKYIKSNAIVVIKDGMAKGIGGGQTNRIWAAAQALDRAKNGVVLASDAFFPFGDVAEEAAKHNIKAIIQPGGSIRDNDSIEVCNNHGIAMVFTGIRHFKH; encoded by the coding sequence ATGCTAAAAAGAGCGCTTATAAGTGTTTATGATAAAACAAATTTACTTCCATTAGCAAGATTTTTTAAGGATAAAGATATAGAGATTTTATCTACAGGTGGAACCTATAGATTTTTAAAAGAAAACAATATAGAAGTTACAGAAGTTTCTGAGGTAACTGGCTTTGAGGAAATACTTGACGGCAGAGTTAAAACCCTTCATCCGGTAATACACGGAGGGATACTTGCCATAAGGGATAATAATGAACATATGGAAACAATAAAAAGAAAGGATATAACTCCTATAGATATTGTAGTTGTGAATCTATATCCTTTCTTTGACAAGGTAGAAGAGAATATATCCTTTGAGGAAAAGGTTGAATTTATAGATATTGGTGGCCCTACAATGATAAGAGCAGCAGCTAAGAATTTTAAGGATGTCATTGTGCTAACAGACACAAAAGACTATGAGGATATAATAAATCAACTAGAAAAAAGTGGGCAGGTTGATTTTGTTACTAGGAGACGTTTAGCAGGCAAGGTATTTAACCTTATGTCAGCTTATGATGCAGCTATAAGCGGATTTCTTTTGGAAGACAGTTATCCTGAATATTTTACTGCTTCCTATAAAAAGCTCATGGACTTAAGATATGGTGAAAATCCTCATCAAAGTGCGGCGTATTATACCTCAACTACTGGCAAAGGAGCCATAAAAACATTTAGCCAGTTAAATGGCAAGGAGCTTTCCTACAATAACATTAAGGATATGGATATTGCTTGGAAGGTAGTTAGTGAGTTTGAGGAAACTGTATGCTGTGCAGTAAAACATAACACCCCTTGTGGTGTAGCACTAGGGCAGAGTGTTCAAGAAGCATATTTAAAAGCCTTTGAATGCGATCCTGTTTCTATTTTTGGAGGAATAGTGGCATTCAATAAAAAAGTTGATAAGATAACTGCTGAAGAACTTGTAAAAATATTTTTAGAAATAGTTATTGCACCTGACTTTGACGAGGAAGCTATAGAAGTTTTAAAAGCAAAGAAAAACCTAAGAATTATAAAAGGGGAAAGCAAGCCTCAAAACGACCTAGAGTTTGTTTCAGTAGATGGGGGAATATTAGTACAAGCAACTGATAAAAAGCTTATAGAGGGTATAAATTATGTTACAGAAAAAAAGCCAACAGAACACCAAATGACAGATTTAATGTTTGGAATGAAGGTTGTTAAGTATATAAAGTCTAATGCCATTGTGGTAATTAAGGATGGTATGGCAAAAGGCATTGGTGGCGGACAAACTAATAGAATATGGGCTGCTGCTCAGGCTTTGGATAGAGCAAAGAACGGTGTTGTTTTAGCTTCTGATGCTTTCTTCCCATTTGGCGATGTAGCCGAAGAAGCTGCTAAGCATAACATTAAGGCAATTATTCAGCCAGGTGGATCTATACGAGACAATGATTCAATAGAAGTCTGCAACAATCATGGAATTGCAATGGTGTTTACAGGTATAAGGCACTTTAAGCATTAA
- the purD gene encoding phosphoribosylamine--glycine ligase: MKAIVIGSGGREHAIAWKLSQSQLIDKIYCAPGNGGTALENKCENIKIYDFKKLLNFSKDNKIDFVVVGPEAPLVDGITDIFKANGIKIFGPSKQAAALEGSKAFAKDFMKKYGVKTAAYEVFHEPLSALNYLKSCSYPIVIKADGLAAGKGVSICQSPKEAADCIESFMVDDIFKGAGRRIIIEEFLEGVEASILAVTDGTTIIPLLSAKDHKTIYENNEGPNTGGMGAVTPNPFCTKEVLESFRTEIMEPTLKGIGKEDMDYVGVIFFGIMITKKGVYLLEYNVRMGDPETQAVLPLMESDFAELIINALDKNLCNYNLRWKNKYSCCVVAASGGYPNKYKIGFEVNGISNDGDKVFIAGARLEGDKLLTSGGRVLAVTSLDESLEKARIRAYNGIDKISFSDSYYRKDIGL, encoded by the coding sequence ATGAAGGCAATAGTAATAGGAAGTGGTGGAAGAGAACATGCAATTGCTTGGAAACTATCACAAAGTCAGTTGATAGATAAAATCTACTGTGCTCCAGGAAATGGTGGAACTGCTTTAGAAAATAAATGTGAGAACATAAAAATCTATGACTTTAAAAAACTGTTAAATTTTTCTAAAGATAATAAGATAGATTTTGTGGTAGTTGGGCCTGAAGCTCCTTTAGTTGATGGAATAACGGATATTTTTAAAGCTAACGGAATTAAAATCTTTGGTCCTTCAAAGCAGGCTGCTGCCCTTGAAGGCAGTAAAGCCTTTGCAAAGGATTTTATGAAAAAATATGGAGTCAAAACAGCTGCTTATGAGGTTTTTCATGAACCGTTAAGTGCTTTAAACTATTTAAAGAGCTGTTCCTATCCTATAGTTATAAAAGCAGATGGACTTGCGGCAGGAAAAGGAGTTTCTATATGCCAAAGTCCTAAAGAAGCTGCAGACTGCATCGAGAGCTTTATGGTGGATGATATATTTAAAGGTGCTGGAAGAAGAATTATTATAGAGGAATTCTTAGAAGGTGTTGAGGCCTCAATTCTTGCTGTAACAGATGGAACTACAATAATTCCGTTGTTATCTGCAAAGGATCATAAGACCATTTACGAAAATAATGAAGGACCTAATACTGGTGGAATGGGAGCTGTGACTCCTAACCCTTTCTGCACAAAAGAGGTTTTAGAGAGTTTTAGGACAGAGATAATGGAGCCAACTCTTAAAGGTATTGGCAAAGAGGATATGGATTATGTAGGTGTTATTTTTTTTGGGATTATGATAACTAAAAAAGGAGTGTATCTTCTAGAATACAATGTTAGAATGGGCGATCCCGAAACACAAGCTGTGCTTCCGCTTATGGAAAGCGATTTTGCTGAACTAATAATTAACGCTCTAGATAAAAATCTTTGCAACTATAATCTACGTTGGAAGAATAAATATTCCTGCTGTGTTGTGGCGGCTTCAGGGGGATATCCCAATAAATATAAAATTGGATTTGAAGTAAATGGAATTAGTAATGACGGCGATAAAGTATTTATTGCTGGAGCAAGGCTTGAAGGGGATAAACTGTTAACTTCTGGCGGTAGAGTACTTGCTGTAACCTCTCTGGATGAAAGCTTGGAGAAAGCAAGAATAAGAGCTTACAATGGAATTGATAAAATAAGTTTTAGTGATAGCTATTATCGAAAAGATATTGGATTATAA